The following are from one region of the Littorina saxatilis isolate snail1 linkage group LG4, US_GU_Lsax_2.0, whole genome shotgun sequence genome:
- the LOC138963726 gene encoding uncharacterized protein translates to MATGYSSTKFEDEIQTNTAEGVVHSSSSSTEGNSKSAGERTETQVFNVATDDRNPCIKSTSNTPSTHSFITPSIGKEIQTNTAEGVVHSSSSSTEGNSKSAGERTETQVFNVATDDRNPCIKSTSNTPSTHSFITPSIGKENLPAKPNEPKGKKPKRPCLYCGEMQSRLPRHLKRKHSDVEAVSSAFKLPKQDKNEVLSGIRKLGILKENNAIKLSGGKNPIFHRERRGTGKDKDLVVCNGCKGFFSKTRIWKHKQTCVENVMSVGSVDYNFTRHRCDHDFVTSEFRSEILDHFRNDEVGKLCQTDKVIVRLGQKLYNKSMKKERRVIMSDMRTLGSLIVQMRKVADLDNLNGEDVVDRTQFEVLSQAVKEMTTNENGSMKAGMKLSVGYLLKKVAKVMKAHYIITSELVKSEEVDRFLAVLDLNWDYIFYTAQLSCEQRRTNLRKPTDMPMEEDIVKLREFIASEIKILAEPGSYEFFDSNSFVRLRNLLIARLTLFNARRGGEPARLTLTDWQDAMDGVWVDPQQVVSVEDPIQQALASSFKLAYQSGKGSRRLVPVLIPNDSVEPIQLLVRQRKSVEINSANIFLFPNTLNSSDHVNGWNAIKAVTKEMGTRLCKPQLLIADKFRHRASTLFSLQDVQDTSTREAFYRHMGHSEVINKTVYQCPLAIRELTAVGGFLQCLDSNNYGKTHAKHAPLALDLQSKHTITSGSTEHPQPPGSTEHPQPPGSTEHPQLSGSTEHPQPPGSTEHPRLSGSTEHPQPSGSTEHPNFLEALNTPNLLEALNTPDFLEALNTPNLLEALNTPNLLEALNTPNLLEALNTPNFLVALNTPNLLEALNTPTLLEALTQIPGTPNFLITLLENAHIQGGLEKTQLWSSTSFPALFS, encoded by the exons ATGGCGACAGGATATTCTTCAACAAAGTTTGAGGATG AAATTCAAACCAACACTGCTGAAGGTGTCGtccacagcagcagcagctccACAGAAGGAAACAGCAAGTCGGCCGGTGAAAGGACGGAGACACAAGTGTTCAACGTGGCCACAGACGACAGAAATCCCTGCATCAAGTCCACCAGTAacacaccctccacacacagCTTCATCACGCCGTCAATTGGGAAAG AAATTCAAACCAACACTGCTGAAGGTGTCGtccacagcagcagcagctccACAGAAGGAAACAGCAAGTCGGCCGGTGAAAGGACGGAGACACAAGTGTTCAATGTGGCCACAGACGACAGAAATCCCTGCATCAAGTCCACCAGTAacacaccctccacacacagCTTCATCACGCCGTCAATTGGGAAAG AAAATCTGCCAGCAAAGCCAAACGAACCGAAAGGAAAGAAACCAAAACGGCCATGTCTCTACTGTGGAGAAATGCAGTCAAGACTTCCGCGTCACCTCAAGAGAAAACACAGCGATGTGGAGGCAGTTTCTTCAGCTTTTAAACTTCCCAAACAAGACAAAAATGAAGTGCTTTCAGGCATTCGTAAGCTGGGCATTCTGAAAGAGAACAATGCAATAAAGCTCTCTGGTGGCAAAAATCCGATTTTCCACAGAGAAAGAAGAGGGACGGGTAAGGATAAGGATCTTGTCGTCTGCAATGGGTGCAAAGGCTTCTTTTCAAAAACCAGAATATGGAAGCACAAGCAAACATGTGTGGAAAATGTAATGTCTGTTGGGTCTGTGGATTACAACTTTACAAGACACAGGTGTGACCATGATTTTGTAACGTCTGAGTTTCGTTCTGAGATTCTTGATCATTTCAGAAATGATGAAGTTGGGAAGCTctgtcagacagacaaagtcatcgtacgtctcggtcaaaagctCTACAACAAAAGCATGAAAAAGGAAAGACGAGTCATCATGTCTGACATGCGCACACTTGGGAGCCTGATTGTTCAGATGAGGAAAGTTGCAGATTTAGACAATTTAAATGGTGAGGATGTTGTTGATCGAACCCAATTTGAAGTTCTTTCCCAGGCTGTCAAAGAAATGACAACAAACGAAAATGGTTCCATGAAAGCAGGAATGAAACTGTCTGTTGGATACCTTTTGAAAAAGGTAGCTAAAGTCATGAAGgcacattacatcataacttCTGAATTGGTCAAGTCAGAGGAGGTGGACCGTTTTTTGGCAGTCCTGGATTTAAACTGGGATTACATTTTTTACACAGCTCAATTGTCCTGTGAACAGCGACGAACCAATTTGAGAAAACCAACAGATATGCCCATGGAGGAGGATATAGTGAAGTTGCGCGAGTTCATCGCCTCTGAGATCAAGATATTGGCAGAACCTGGATCATATGAGTTCTTTGATTCAAATAGTTTTGTCCGCCTGAGAAATCTGTTGATTGCTCGTCTGACTTTGTTTAATGCTAGGCGAGGTGGGGAACCTGCACGTCTGACATTGACTGACTGGCAAGATGCAATGGATGGCGTCTGGGTTGATCCACAGCAAGTGGTGTCAGTTGAAGACCCCATACAACAGGCCTTGGCCTCAAGTTTCAAACTGGCCTATCAGTCTGGCAAGGGAAGCCGAAGACTTGTCCCAGTTCTCATTCCAAATGATTCTGTCGAGCCCATACAGCTGCTTGTGCGTCAACGCAAGTCAGTTGAAATAAATAGTGCCAACATATTTCTGTTCCCAAACACCCTTAATTCCTCTGATCATGTCAATGGTTGGAATGCTATCAAGGCAGTGACCAAGGAAATGGGAACCAGACTGTGCAAACCTCAACTCTTGATTGCCGATAAATTCCGGCACCGTGCCTCGACACTATTCTCCCTTCAAGACGTGCAGGACACATCAACCCGAGAGGCATTTTACAGGCACATGGGACACTCTGAGGTCATCAATAAGACTGTCTATCAGTGTCCCTTAGCCATACGTGAACTCACCGCTGTGGGAGGATTCCTTCAATGTCTGGATTCAAACAACTATGGCAAGACACATGCCAAACATGCGCCGCTCGCGCTTGACCTGCAATCAAAGCACACCATTACTTCTGGAAGCACTGAACACCCCCAACCTCCTGGAAGTACTGAACACCCCCAACCTCCTGGAAGCACTGAACACCCCCAACTTTCTGGTAGCACTGAACACCCCCAACCTCCTGGAAGCACTGAACACCCCCGACTTTCTGGAAGCACTGAACACCCCCAACCTTCTGGAAGCACTGAACACCCCAACTTTCTGGAAGCACTGAACACCCCCAACCTCCTGGAAGCACTGAACACCCCCGACTTTCTGGAAGCACTGAACACCCCCAACCTTCTGGAAGCACTGAACACCCCCAACCTCCTGGAAGCACTGAACACCCCCAACCTTCTGGAAGCACTGAACACCCCCAACTTTCTGGTAGCACTGAACACCCCCAACCTCCTGGAAGCACTGAACACCCCCACCCTTCTGGAAGCACTTACCCAAATACCGGGGACTCCCAACTTTCTGATAACACTACTCGAGAACGCACATATACAAGGTGGTCTAGAAAAGACACAACTTTGGTCATCCACAAGTTTTCCAGCTTTATTCAGCTGA